Proteins from a genomic interval of Aquabacterium sp. J223:
- the ccmD gene encoding heme exporter protein CcmD, whose product MNLYWSSWSQFLGMGGYGPYVWGSFGVAALAIAIELWSLRARRKALMMESDHP is encoded by the coding sequence ATGAACTTGTACTGGTCGAGTTGGTCGCAATTCCTGGGGATGGGCGGCTACGGGCCATATGTCTGGGGCTCGTTCGGTGTCGCGGCGCTGGCCATCGCGATCGAGTTGTGGAGCCTGCGCGCGCGGCGCAAGGCGCTGATGATGGAGAGCGATCACCCATGA
- the ccmC gene encoding heme ABC transporter permease CcmC: MARFVWSYFAAPQRFYSLAGRLVPWCAAAAVALAAYGLYLGLGVAPADFQQGDSYRIIFIHVPAAWMAMVLYVAMAFWSAISLVFNARLAAMLAQAIAPTGAMMAFLALWTGALWGKPTWGTWWVWDARLTSTLILLFLYIGYLSLRAAIDDERRADRASAVLAIVGVINVPIIYFSVKWWNTLHQGASVSLNQAPSMAAIMLEGMLVMALAFWAYCFAVVFVRVRHVILERERGAGWTREHFPQIQGLGQGA; encoded by the coding sequence ATGGCACGCTTCGTCTGGTCCTATTTCGCGGCGCCGCAACGCTTCTACAGCCTGGCCGGCCGGCTGGTGCCGTGGTGCGCAGCGGCCGCGGTCGCCCTTGCGGCCTACGGCCTTTATCTGGGCCTCGGCGTTGCGCCGGCGGACTTTCAGCAGGGCGACAGCTACCGCATCATCTTCATCCACGTGCCTGCGGCGTGGATGGCAATGGTGCTGTACGTGGCGATGGCGTTCTGGTCCGCGATCAGCCTGGTGTTCAATGCGCGCCTGGCGGCGATGCTCGCGCAGGCGATCGCGCCTACCGGCGCAATGATGGCGTTCCTCGCGCTGTGGACCGGCGCGCTGTGGGGCAAGCCGACCTGGGGCACCTGGTGGGTGTGGGACGCGCGGCTGACGTCGACGCTGATCCTCTTGTTCCTGTACATCGGTTATCTCTCGCTGCGCGCGGCGATCGACGACGAGCGCCGCGCCGACCGCGCATCGGCCGTGCTCGCGATCGTCGGCGTCATCAACGTGCCGATCATCTACTTCTCGGTCAAGTGGTGGAACACGCTGCACCAGGGCGCATCGGTTAGCTTGAACCAAGCGCCGTCGATGGCGGCGATCATGCTCGAAGGCATGCTGGTGATGGCGCTCGCGTTCTGGGCCTACTGCTTCGCGGTGGTGTTCGTGCGCGTGCGCCACGTCATCCTCGAACGCGAGCGTGGCGCGGGGTGGACGCGCGAGCATTTTCCGCAGATTCAAGGCCTGGGGCAGGGTGCTTGA
- the ccmB gene encoding heme exporter protein CcmB → MNAETGVAGATLARAGTLAALIALFTRDVRLALRRKADTLGAAIFFVIVTSLFPLGVGPDSQLLARMGPGIVWVAALLASMLAMPRLFAEDAADGTLEQLLLSATPFPLLVLAKVAAHWLVSGLLLAVVAPLIALQYGLPSSQVGVLVLSLLLGTPVLSLVGSIGAALTVGVRGAAVLLALLVLPLITPVLIFGAGAVEAVGAGLSPKPHLSLLGALLALALFGAPWAASTALRISAD, encoded by the coding sequence GTGAACGCTGAGACCGGCGTGGCTGGCGCCACGCTCGCTCGCGCGGGCACGTTGGCCGCGCTGATCGCCCTGTTCACGCGCGACGTGCGCCTGGCGCTGCGCCGCAAGGCCGACACGCTGGGCGCGGCGATCTTTTTCGTCATCGTCACCAGCTTGTTCCCGCTGGGCGTCGGGCCTGATTCCCAACTGCTCGCACGCATGGGGCCGGGCATTGTCTGGGTGGCAGCGCTGCTGGCGTCGATGCTGGCAATGCCGCGCCTCTTCGCCGAAGACGCAGCCGACGGCACGCTCGAGCAGTTGCTGCTGTCGGCGACGCCGTTCCCGCTCTTGGTGCTGGCCAAGGTAGCCGCGCATTGGCTGGTAAGCGGCTTGTTGCTGGCGGTGGTCGCGCCGCTGATTGCGCTGCAGTACGGTCTGCCAAGCTCGCAAGTCGGGGTGCTGGTGCTGTCGTTGCTATTGGGCACTCCCGTACTAAGCTTGGTCGGCTCCATCGGCGCTGCGCTTACCGTAGGCGTGCGGGGCGCTGCGGTGTTGCTTGCTCTGCTGGTCTTGCCTTTGATCACGCCTGTGCTGATTTTCGGTGCCGGTGCGGTCGAGGCCGTGGGTGCGGGTCTGTCGCCGAAGCCGCACCTGTCCCTGCTGGGTGCACTGCTGGCGCTCGCGCTGTTCGGCGCACCCTGGGCGGCGTCGACCGCGCTGCGCATCAGCGCCGATTGA
- the ccmA gene encoding cytochrome c biogenesis heme-transporting ATPase CcmA, with protein sequence MLEVEALEARRGRRALFTDLAFTARPGQLVRVTGTNGAGKTTLLRMLVGLATPTQGQVRWRGALIAAQREEFHRQLVWCGHAASLKDDASAIENLRVAAALAGDAIEASAARQALGEAGLAGRDHLPARVLSAGQRRRVGLARLLLAAHRPLWVLDEPLNALDAAATQWLGALLLAHLARGGIVVLTSHQALALDDGAAQAVTVAL encoded by the coding sequence ATGTTGGAAGTGGAGGCTTTAGAGGCCCGTCGCGGCCGTCGCGCGCTGTTCACCGATCTCGCGTTCACAGCGCGGCCCGGGCAGTTGGTGCGTGTGACTGGCACCAATGGCGCGGGCAAGACCACGCTACTGCGCATGCTGGTGGGCCTCGCGACCCCCACTCAAGGCCAAGTGCGCTGGCGCGGTGCGCTGATCGCCGCGCAGCGCGAAGAGTTTCATCGCCAACTCGTCTGGTGCGGGCACGCCGCGTCGCTGAAGGACGACGCAAGCGCGATCGAGAACCTTCGCGTGGCCGCGGCGCTCGCGGGCGATGCGATCGAAGCGAGCGCCGCACGACAGGCGCTCGGCGAAGCGGGGCTCGCCGGGCGCGATCATCTGCCGGCGCGGGTGCTCTCCGCCGGCCAACGCCGTCGTGTCGGGCTCGCGCGCCTCTTGCTCGCTGCCCATCGGCCGCTGTGGGTGCTAGACGAGCCGTTAAACGCGCTCGACGCCGCCGCCACGCAGTGGCTGGGCGCGCTTCTGCTCGCGCATCTGGCGCGCGGCGGTATCGTCGTGCTGACAAGCCATCAGGCGCTCGCGCTCGACGACGGCGCAGCGCAGGCCGTGACGGTGGCGCTGTGA
- a CDS encoding cation transporter, producing MSDEDEHGLDANQAADRRILWWVLLINVGQCLAGVAVGLWAASTAVIGAALDNLADASVYGVSLYAVGRAASIKVRAARLSGWLLIGLAAMLVVEVLRRFFGGEAPIGPAMMGMAAINAALNIVCLRLLKRHRGEDVNFKASAIFTNNDSIVNLAIVLSGALVMLWGSNLPDLVLGLVVAAIAGNGGREILAEAREAAEKVDSEPK from the coding sequence ATGAGCGACGAAGACGAACACGGCCTCGACGCCAACCAGGCTGCTGACCGCCGCATCCTGTGGTGGGTCCTGTTGATCAACGTCGGCCAATGCCTGGCTGGCGTCGCCGTGGGCCTCTGGGCGGCTTCCACGGCTGTGATCGGAGCCGCGCTGGACAACCTGGCCGACGCGTCGGTCTACGGAGTCAGTCTCTACGCGGTCGGCCGCGCAGCGTCCATCAAGGTGCGGGCCGCGCGCCTGTCGGGTTGGCTGCTGATCGGGCTGGCGGCGATGCTGGTGGTGGAAGTGCTGCGCCGCTTCTTCGGCGGCGAAGCGCCGATCGGTCCCGCCATGATGGGGATGGCTGCCATCAACGCCGCGCTGAACATCGTCTGTCTGCGCCTGCTCAAGCGTCACCGCGGGGAAGACGTCAACTTTAAGGCATCTGCCATCTTCACCAACAACGATTCGATCGTGAACCTGGCGATCGTCCTGTCGGGCGCGCTCGTGATGTTGTGGGGCTCGAACCTGCCGGACCTCGTGCTCGGCCTGGTGGTAGCCGCCATCGCCGGCAACGGCGGTCGGGAGATCCTGGCCGAGGCTCGTGAGGCTGCGGAGAAGGTGGACTCCGAACCAAAGTGA